From a single Callithrix jacchus isolate 240 chromosome 5, calJac240_pri, whole genome shotgun sequence genomic region:
- the SLC52A3 gene encoding solute carrier family 52, riboflavin transporter, member 3 isoform X1, with amino-acid sequence MYHWQYAFSWFRLPALILFQDYQYSLETFPCQPPCCRLIWGGLWPRADTTMAFLIHLLVCIFGMGSWVTINGLWVELPLLVMELPEGWYLPSYLTVVIQLANIGPLLVTLLHRFRPSCLSEVPIIFTLLGMGTVTCIIFAFLWNMSSWVLDRHHSIAFLVLTFFLALVDCTSSVTFLPFMSRLPTYYLTTFFVGEGLSGLLPALVALAQGSGLTTCVNVTEMSDSMPSPVPTGETDITQGIPTALVSTLPRTAAPLSHLETRYLPAHFSPLVFFLLLSFMMACCLMAFFVLQRQPRCWEASVEDLLNDQVTLHSIRPREENDLGPTGTVDSSQGQGHLEEKAAPCCPAHLAFIYTLVAFVNALTNGVLPSVQTYSCLSYGPVAYHLAATLSIVANPLASLLSMFLPNRSLLFLGFLSGLGTCFGGYNMAMAVMSPCPLLQGHWGGEVLIVASWVLFSGCLSYVKVMLGVILRDRSRSALLWCGAAVQLGSLLGALFMFPLVNVLRLFSSADFCSLHCPA; translated from the exons ATGTACCACTG GCAGTATGCATTTTCCTGGTTCCGTTTACCTGCCTTGATTTTGTTTCAAGATTATCAGTATAGCCTGGAGACCTTTCCTTGTCAGCCA CCCTGCTGCAGGCTgatctggggaggcctctggcccagggcagatACCACCATGGCCTTCCTGATTCACCTGCTGGTCTGCATCTTTGGAATGGGCTCCTGGGTGACCATCAATGGGCTCTGGGTAGAGCTGCCCCTGCTGGTGATGGAGCTGCCCGAGGGCTGGTACCTGCCCTCCTACCTCACAGTGGTCATCCAGCTGGCCAACATCGGACCCCTCCTGGTCACCCTGCTCCATCGCTTCCGGCCCAGCTGCCTTTCCGAAGTGCCCATCATCTTCACCCTGCTGGGCATGGGAACCGTCACCTGCATCATCTTTGCCTTCCTCTGGAATATGTCCTCCTGGGTGCTGGATCGCCACCACAGCATCGCCTTCTTGGTCCTCACCTTCTTCCTGGCCCTGGTGGACTGCACCTCCTCAGTCACCTTCCTGCCCTTCATGAGCCGACTGCCCACCTACTATCTCACCACATTCTTTGTGGGTGAAGGACTCAGTGGCCTCTTGCCTGCCCTGGTGGCTCTTGCCCAGGGCTCGGGTCTCACTACCTGCGTCAATGTGACTGAGATGTCAGACAGCATGCCAAGCCCTGTGCCCACGGGGGAGACTGACATCACACAG ggaattCCCACAGCTTTGGTGTCCACTCTCCCCAGAACGGCAGCACCGCTGTCCCACCTAGAGACCCGCTACCTCCCCGCCCACTTCTCACCCCTGGTCTTCTTCCTCCTGCTGTCCTTCATGATGGCCTGCTGCCTCATGGCATTCTTTGTCCTCCAGCGTCAACCCAGGTGCTGGGAGGCTTCCGTGGAAGACCTCCTCAACGACCAGGTCACCCTCCACTCCATCCGGCCACGGGAAGAGAATGACTTGGGCCCCACAGGCACAGTGGACAGCAGCCAGGGCCAGGGACATCTAGAGGAGAAAGCAGCCCCCTGCTGCCCGGCCCACCTGGCCTTCATCTATACCCTGGTGGCCTTCGTCAACGCACTCACCAATGGCGTGCTGCCCTCTGTACAAACCTACTCCTGCCTATCCTACGGGCCGGTTGCCTACCACCTGGCCGCCACCCTCAGCATTGTGGCCAACCCTCTCGCCTCCCTGCTGTCCATGTTCCTGCCTAACAG GTCTCTGCTGTTCCTGGGGTTCCTCTCCGGGCTCGGGACCTGCTTTGGGGGCTACAACATGGCCATGGCGGTGATGAGCCCCTGCCCGCTCCTGCAGGGCCACTGGGGTGGGGAAGTCCTCATT GTGGCCTCGTGGGTGCTGTTCAGCGGCTGCCTCAGCTACGTCAAGGTGATGCTGGGCGTGATCCTGCGTGACCGCAGCCGCAGCGCCCTCTTGTGGTGCGGGGCGGCGGTGCAGCTGGGCTCGCTGCTCGGAGCCCTGTTCATGTTTCCGCTGGTAAACGTGCTGCGGCTCTTCTCGTCCGCAGACTTCTGCAGCCTGCACTGCCCGGCCTAG
- the SLC52A3 gene encoding solute carrier family 52, riboflavin transporter, member 3 isoform X2 — MAFLIHLLVCIFGMGSWVTINGLWVELPLLVMELPEGWYLPSYLTVVIQLANIGPLLVTLLHRFRPSCLSEVPIIFTLLGMGTVTCIIFAFLWNMSSWVLDRHHSIAFLVLTFFLALVDCTSSVTFLPFMSRLPTYYLTTFFVGEGLSGLLPALVALAQGSGLTTCVNVTEMSDSMPSPVPTGETDITQGIPTALVSTLPRTAAPLSHLETRYLPAHFSPLVFFLLLSFMMACCLMAFFVLQRQPRCWEASVEDLLNDQVTLHSIRPREENDLGPTGTVDSSQGQGHLEEKAAPCCPAHLAFIYTLVAFVNALTNGVLPSVQTYSCLSYGPVAYHLAATLSIVANPLASLLSMFLPNRSLLFLGFLSGLGTCFGGYNMAMAVMSPCPLLQGHWGGEVLIVASWVLFSGCLSYVKVMLGVILRDRSRSALLWCGAAVQLGSLLGALFMFPLVNVLRLFSSADFCSLHCPA; from the exons ATGGCCTTCCTGATTCACCTGCTGGTCTGCATCTTTGGAATGGGCTCCTGGGTGACCATCAATGGGCTCTGGGTAGAGCTGCCCCTGCTGGTGATGGAGCTGCCCGAGGGCTGGTACCTGCCCTCCTACCTCACAGTGGTCATCCAGCTGGCCAACATCGGACCCCTCCTGGTCACCCTGCTCCATCGCTTCCGGCCCAGCTGCCTTTCCGAAGTGCCCATCATCTTCACCCTGCTGGGCATGGGAACCGTCACCTGCATCATCTTTGCCTTCCTCTGGAATATGTCCTCCTGGGTGCTGGATCGCCACCACAGCATCGCCTTCTTGGTCCTCACCTTCTTCCTGGCCCTGGTGGACTGCACCTCCTCAGTCACCTTCCTGCCCTTCATGAGCCGACTGCCCACCTACTATCTCACCACATTCTTTGTGGGTGAAGGACTCAGTGGCCTCTTGCCTGCCCTGGTGGCTCTTGCCCAGGGCTCGGGTCTCACTACCTGCGTCAATGTGACTGAGATGTCAGACAGCATGCCAAGCCCTGTGCCCACGGGGGAGACTGACATCACACAG ggaattCCCACAGCTTTGGTGTCCACTCTCCCCAGAACGGCAGCACCGCTGTCCCACCTAGAGACCCGCTACCTCCCCGCCCACTTCTCACCCCTGGTCTTCTTCCTCCTGCTGTCCTTCATGATGGCCTGCTGCCTCATGGCATTCTTTGTCCTCCAGCGTCAACCCAGGTGCTGGGAGGCTTCCGTGGAAGACCTCCTCAACGACCAGGTCACCCTCCACTCCATCCGGCCACGGGAAGAGAATGACTTGGGCCCCACAGGCACAGTGGACAGCAGCCAGGGCCAGGGACATCTAGAGGAGAAAGCAGCCCCCTGCTGCCCGGCCCACCTGGCCTTCATCTATACCCTGGTGGCCTTCGTCAACGCACTCACCAATGGCGTGCTGCCCTCTGTACAAACCTACTCCTGCCTATCCTACGGGCCGGTTGCCTACCACCTGGCCGCCACCCTCAGCATTGTGGCCAACCCTCTCGCCTCCCTGCTGTCCATGTTCCTGCCTAACAG GTCTCTGCTGTTCCTGGGGTTCCTCTCCGGGCTCGGGACCTGCTTTGGGGGCTACAACATGGCCATGGCGGTGATGAGCCCCTGCCCGCTCCTGCAGGGCCACTGGGGTGGGGAAGTCCTCATT GTGGCCTCGTGGGTGCTGTTCAGCGGCTGCCTCAGCTACGTCAAGGTGATGCTGGGCGTGATCCTGCGTGACCGCAGCCGCAGCGCCCTCTTGTGGTGCGGGGCGGCGGTGCAGCTGGGCTCGCTGCTCGGAGCCCTGTTCATGTTTCCGCTGGTAAACGTGCTGCGGCTCTTCTCGTCCGCAGACTTCTGCAGCCTGCACTGCCCGGCCTAG
- the SLC52A3 gene encoding solute carrier family 52, riboflavin transporter, member 3 isoform X4, whose protein sequence is MAFLIHLLVCIFGMGSWVTINGLWVELPLLVMELPEGWYLPSYLTVVIQLANIGPLLVTLLHRFRPSCLSEVPIIFTLLGMGTVTCIIFAFLWNMSSWVLDRHHSIAFLVLTFFLALVDCTSSVTFLPFMSRLPTYYLTTFFVGEGLSGLLPALVALAQGSGLTTCVNVTEMSDSMPSPVPTGETDITQRQPRCWEASVEDLLNDQVTLHSIRPREENDLGPTGTVDSSQGQGHLEEKAAPCCPAHLAFIYTLVAFVNALTNGVLPSVQTYSCLSYGPVAYHLAATLSIVANPLASLLSMFLPNRSLLFLGFLSGLGTCFGGYNMAMAVMSPCPLLQGHWGGEVLIVASWVLFSGCLSYVKVMLGVILRDRSRSALLWCGAAVQLGSLLGALFMFPLVNVLRLFSSADFCSLHCPA, encoded by the exons ATGGCCTTCCTGATTCACCTGCTGGTCTGCATCTTTGGAATGGGCTCCTGGGTGACCATCAATGGGCTCTGGGTAGAGCTGCCCCTGCTGGTGATGGAGCTGCCCGAGGGCTGGTACCTGCCCTCCTACCTCACAGTGGTCATCCAGCTGGCCAACATCGGACCCCTCCTGGTCACCCTGCTCCATCGCTTCCGGCCCAGCTGCCTTTCCGAAGTGCCCATCATCTTCACCCTGCTGGGCATGGGAACCGTCACCTGCATCATCTTTGCCTTCCTCTGGAATATGTCCTCCTGGGTGCTGGATCGCCACCACAGCATCGCCTTCTTGGTCCTCACCTTCTTCCTGGCCCTGGTGGACTGCACCTCCTCAGTCACCTTCCTGCCCTTCATGAGCCGACTGCCCACCTACTATCTCACCACATTCTTTGTGGGTGAAGGACTCAGTGGCCTCTTGCCTGCCCTGGTGGCTCTTGCCCAGGGCTCGGGTCTCACTACCTGCGTCAATGTGACTGAGATGTCAGACAGCATGCCAAGCCCTGTGCCCACGGGGGAGACTGACATCACACAG CGTCAACCCAGGTGCTGGGAGGCTTCCGTGGAAGACCTCCTCAACGACCAGGTCACCCTCCACTCCATCCGGCCACGGGAAGAGAATGACTTGGGCCCCACAGGCACAGTGGACAGCAGCCAGGGCCAGGGACATCTAGAGGAGAAAGCAGCCCCCTGCTGCCCGGCCCACCTGGCCTTCATCTATACCCTGGTGGCCTTCGTCAACGCACTCACCAATGGCGTGCTGCCCTCTGTACAAACCTACTCCTGCCTATCCTACGGGCCGGTTGCCTACCACCTGGCCGCCACCCTCAGCATTGTGGCCAACCCTCTCGCCTCCCTGCTGTCCATGTTCCTGCCTAACAG GTCTCTGCTGTTCCTGGGGTTCCTCTCCGGGCTCGGGACCTGCTTTGGGGGCTACAACATGGCCATGGCGGTGATGAGCCCCTGCCCGCTCCTGCAGGGCCACTGGGGTGGGGAAGTCCTCATT GTGGCCTCGTGGGTGCTGTTCAGCGGCTGCCTCAGCTACGTCAAGGTGATGCTGGGCGTGATCCTGCGTGACCGCAGCCGCAGCGCCCTCTTGTGGTGCGGGGCGGCGGTGCAGCTGGGCTCGCTGCTCGGAGCCCTGTTCATGTTTCCGCTGGTAAACGTGCTGCGGCTCTTCTCGTCCGCAGACTTCTGCAGCCTGCACTGCCCGGCCTAG
- the SLC52A3 gene encoding solute carrier family 52, riboflavin transporter, member 3 isoform X3: MYHWQYAFSWFRLPALILFQDYQYSLETFPCQPPCCRLIWGGLWPRADTTMAFLIHLLVCIFGMGSWVTINGLWVELPLLVMELPEGWYLPSYLTVVIQLANIGPLLVTLLHRFRPSCLSEVPIIFTLLGMGTVTCIIFAFLWNMSSWVLDRHHSIAFLVLTFFLALVDCTSSVTFLPFMSRLPTYYLTTFFVGEGLSGLLPALVALAQGSGLTTCVNVTEMSDSMPSPVPTGETDITQRQPRCWEASVEDLLNDQVTLHSIRPREENDLGPTGTVDSSQGQGHLEEKAAPCCPAHLAFIYTLVAFVNALTNGVLPSVQTYSCLSYGPVAYHLAATLSIVANPLASLLSMFLPNRSLLFLGFLSGLGTCFGGYNMAMAVMSPCPLLQGHWGGEVLIVASWVLFSGCLSYVKVMLGVILRDRSRSALLWCGAAVQLGSLLGALFMFPLVNVLRLFSSADFCSLHCPA; this comes from the exons ATGTACCACTG GCAGTATGCATTTTCCTGGTTCCGTTTACCTGCCTTGATTTTGTTTCAAGATTATCAGTATAGCCTGGAGACCTTTCCTTGTCAGCCA CCCTGCTGCAGGCTgatctggggaggcctctggcccagggcagatACCACCATGGCCTTCCTGATTCACCTGCTGGTCTGCATCTTTGGAATGGGCTCCTGGGTGACCATCAATGGGCTCTGGGTAGAGCTGCCCCTGCTGGTGATGGAGCTGCCCGAGGGCTGGTACCTGCCCTCCTACCTCACAGTGGTCATCCAGCTGGCCAACATCGGACCCCTCCTGGTCACCCTGCTCCATCGCTTCCGGCCCAGCTGCCTTTCCGAAGTGCCCATCATCTTCACCCTGCTGGGCATGGGAACCGTCACCTGCATCATCTTTGCCTTCCTCTGGAATATGTCCTCCTGGGTGCTGGATCGCCACCACAGCATCGCCTTCTTGGTCCTCACCTTCTTCCTGGCCCTGGTGGACTGCACCTCCTCAGTCACCTTCCTGCCCTTCATGAGCCGACTGCCCACCTACTATCTCACCACATTCTTTGTGGGTGAAGGACTCAGTGGCCTCTTGCCTGCCCTGGTGGCTCTTGCCCAGGGCTCGGGTCTCACTACCTGCGTCAATGTGACTGAGATGTCAGACAGCATGCCAAGCCCTGTGCCCACGGGGGAGACTGACATCACACAG CGTCAACCCAGGTGCTGGGAGGCTTCCGTGGAAGACCTCCTCAACGACCAGGTCACCCTCCACTCCATCCGGCCACGGGAAGAGAATGACTTGGGCCCCACAGGCACAGTGGACAGCAGCCAGGGCCAGGGACATCTAGAGGAGAAAGCAGCCCCCTGCTGCCCGGCCCACCTGGCCTTCATCTATACCCTGGTGGCCTTCGTCAACGCACTCACCAATGGCGTGCTGCCCTCTGTACAAACCTACTCCTGCCTATCCTACGGGCCGGTTGCCTACCACCTGGCCGCCACCCTCAGCATTGTGGCCAACCCTCTCGCCTCCCTGCTGTCCATGTTCCTGCCTAACAG GTCTCTGCTGTTCCTGGGGTTCCTCTCCGGGCTCGGGACCTGCTTTGGGGGCTACAACATGGCCATGGCGGTGATGAGCCCCTGCCCGCTCCTGCAGGGCCACTGGGGTGGGGAAGTCCTCATT GTGGCCTCGTGGGTGCTGTTCAGCGGCTGCCTCAGCTACGTCAAGGTGATGCTGGGCGTGATCCTGCGTGACCGCAGCCGCAGCGCCCTCTTGTGGTGCGGGGCGGCGGTGCAGCTGGGCTCGCTGCTCGGAGCCCTGTTCATGTTTCCGCTGGTAAACGTGCTGCGGCTCTTCTCGTCCGCAGACTTCTGCAGCCTGCACTGCCCGGCCTAG